A single genomic interval of Aedes aegypti strain LVP_AGWG chromosome 1, AaegL5.0 Primary Assembly, whole genome shotgun sequence harbors:
- the LOC5577020 gene encoding arginine/serine-rich protein PNISR: MFPKIVEILRNFNGYESFNKICKTLKNEFPNESSKLPNLEESVSALLDIGCNLGLISCSSNKFKLVVDMNKPENANFQSRLQLLMQELASQTGRDSMASNTVEAPEPTVVPRSRSARTRNQPADCGPGWNRRPLAQRQAIAIRRRQAAQEKARQMLRASRQRKGRPRSRSRSRSRSRSRSGRRKRSRSTRSRGRCPC; encoded by the exons ATGTTTCCGAAAATTGTCGAAATATTAAGGAATTTCAACGGATACG AATCGTTCaacaaaatttgcaaaaccTTGAAAAACGAATTCCCAAATGAGTCGTCCAAATTACCAAATCTTGAGGAATCCGTGTCGGCGCTTCTGGACATAGGATGTAACCTGGGACTCATAAGTTGTTCTTCGAATAAATTCAAATTGGTCGTTGATATGAACAAGCCCGAAAATGCAAACTTCCAGTCGAGGCTCCAACTTTTAATGCAAGAACTCGCCTCGCAAACCGGTCGCGATTCAATGGCTTCTAATACAGTAGAGGCACCAGAACCAACGGTCGTTCCGAGAAGTCGTTCTGCTCGTACGCGTAACCAACCGGCAGACTGCGGTCCCGGTTGGAACCGGCGTCCACTGGCACAGCGTCAGGCCATTGCCATTCGGCGGCGGCAGGCCGCACAGGAAAAGGCACGGCAAATGTTACGCGCCTCTAGGCAACGTAAGGGACGCCCGCGATCCAGGTCCCGTTCGCGATCCCGATCTCGGTCTCGATCCGGAAGACGTAAGCGATCGCGCTCGACCCGGTCACGAGGCAGATGCCCATGTTGA
- the LOC5577022 gene encoding zinc finger protein 708: MPCCIEECPVSSVFPLVKFPTSRTVRKRWRDAILAGTGKIPAALIHLPPSGVSIFDPGKRTLPDGKDDESGALEICLGHFPDPGNRTYQDPTVYDDGTGNQTKLASCRLCHRFEPASMMICLEGKLGGQYLNLVVTQTTRIRFKEEDPRTLSICRECLVKVDLIRALQDRYLMLDAYHDTLRGRMAQLEPVDGTAFPEEVKVENDGIGEEKHNEALEVKFLVETFRDNEGADPVSEASSNEEREANEERKSKKPPRLKARSKIKAMIREPKKRGPKRKERPPATLKMIRLRTELTRKCYICPADFPDSEDLMAHLTEEHAGKIEYTCQQCDGKQLKTVKSYNVHLSLHDPSIRPLQCRFCSLRYSTRKGLEVHEMRDHGASHKHKLQRKKAREHQCEHCGKIFKSISIVREHTLVEHDQGIAAQCKICQKTFKHKNNLTRHMLTHTGELPHKCDQCGVRFRIVTDLTKHVQGVHQGIMPYFCNICDLPLKDKNSYYRHRTAVHKSMKDTPTTRRYKCGLCGTSFDIQSDLQLHVDRSHEGEDYPFKQCAVCPERFHTASQLQYHKYTKHCEQRSSRATKLQCTICGEQQQTRCHLDSHMTRMHGTEKKYVCSECGSRFTVQANLSRHRKTHNAVKQFACEFCARTFNQKVALDNHRRCAHTGETAFECETCGKGFKETSTYYRHRVACRKERQVDGGETVN, from the exons aTGCCCTGCTGCATCGAAGAGTGCCCAGTTTCTAGTGTGTTCCCGCTAGTGAAGTTTCCCACCAGCCGTACCGTGCGCAAACGTTGGCGGGATGCCATTTTGGCCGGAACCGGCAAGATTCCGGCGGCGCTTATCCATCTGCCCCCTTCGGGAGTGAGTATCTTCGATCCGGGAAAGCGAACACTCCCCGATGGAAAAGACGACGAAAGTGGTGCGCTGGAGATTTGCCTCGGACACTTTCCCGACCCGGGGAACCGGACCTACCAGGATCCGACGGTTTACGACGATGG CACGGGAAACCAAACGAAGCTCGCCAGTTGCCGTTTGTGTCATAGGTTCGAACCGGCCTCGATGATGATCTGCTTGGAAGGGAAACTCGGCGGCCAGTATCTCAATCTGGTGGTAACGCAGACCACTAGGATTCGGTTCAAGGAAGAGGACCCCCGGACGTTGTCTATTTGCCGCGAGTGTTTGGTGAAGGTGGATTTGATCCGAGCTCTTCAGGACCGGTATCTGATGCTGGATGCGTATCACGATACGCTCCGAGGCCGCATGGCGCAATTGGAACCGGTTGATGGGACGGCTTTTCCAGAGGAAGTTAAGGTAGAAAATGATGGGATAGGCGAAGAAAAACACAATGAGGCTTTAGAGGTAAAATTTTTGGTGGAAACTTTCAGAGATAATGAAGGAGCAGATCCAGTCTCAGAAGCAAGCAGCAATGAGGAACGGGAAGCAAATGAAGAAAGGAAATCGAAGAAACCACCAAGATTGAAAGCGAGATCGAAGATTAAAGCAATGATCCGTGAACCAAAGAAACGAGGTCCCAAGAGAAAAGAACGGCCGCCTGCTACCTTGAAGATGATTCGACTGCGTACGGAACTGACCCGGAAGTGTTACATATGCCCAGCAGATTTTCCCGACTCAGAAGATCTGATGGCCCATTTGACCGAGGAACACGCCGGCAAGATCGAATACACTTGCCAGCAATGCGACGGGAAGCAACTGAAAACGGTCAAATCGTACAACGTCCACCTCAGTTTGCACGATCCGAGCATCCGACCGCTCCAGTGCCGCTTCTGCTCGCTCCGGTACAGCACTCGCAAGGGTCTGGAAGTGCACGAAATGCGCGACCACGGGGCGTCCCACAAGCACAAGTTGCAACGGAAAAAGGCACGGGAACACCAGTGCGAGCATTGTGGGAAAATCTTCAAATCGATCTCCATCGTGCGGGAACACACGCTGGTAGAGCACGACCAGGGCATTGCCGCTCAGTGCAAGATCTGCCAGAAGACGTTCAAGCACAAGAACAACCTGACGCGCCACATGCTGACCCATACCGGGGAGCTGCCGCACAAGTGTGACCAGTGTGGCGTGCGGTTCAGGATTGTCACCGATCTGACGAAGCACGTCCAGGGCGTCCACCAGGGTATTATGCCGTACTTTTGCAACATCTGCGATCTGCCGCTGAAAGACAAGAATTCGTACTACCGGCATCGGACAGCGGTGCACAAGTCGATGAAAG ATACTCCTACCACTCGCCGATACAAATGCGGCCTGTGCGGTACGTCCTTCGACATCCAATCAGACCTTCAGCTGCACGTTGATAGAAGTCACGAAGGCGAAGACTACCCATTCAAGCAGTGTGCGGTTTGTCCGGAACGGTTCCACACGGCCAGCCAGCTGCAGTACCACAAGTACACGAAGCACTGTGAGCAGCGATCGTCCAGGGCAACGAAACTGCAGTGTACGATCTGTGGCGAACAGCAGCAAACGCGATGCCATCTGGACTCGCACATGACCAGGATGCACGGGACGGAGAAGAAGTATGTTTGCAGCGAGTGTGGTAGTCGGTTCACGGTGCAGGCGAATCTGTCGCGGCACCGGAAAACGCACAACGCGGTCAAGCAGTTTGCCTGTGAGTTCTGTGCCAGGACGTTCAATCAGAAGGTGGCCCTAGACAATCACAGGCGGTGCGCTCACACGGGTGAGACGGCGTTTGAGTGCGAGACTTGTGGCAAGGGGTTCAAGGAAACGTCCACGTATTACAGACACAGGGTGGCTTGTCGGAAGGAACGGCAAGTGGATGGTGGGGAAACTGTGAACTGA